Proteins from a genomic interval of Bradyrhizobium sp. CCGB01:
- a CDS encoding S4 domain-containing protein has product MDKWLWHARVVKARTSAAELVVTGHVRVNGEREKSPGHAIKIGDVITIALDRTVRVLKVTAFNERRGDAASARVLYEEMNEAKRN; this is encoded by the coding sequence ATCGACAAATGGCTCTGGCACGCGCGGGTGGTGAAGGCGCGTACCTCCGCGGCCGAGCTCGTCGTCACCGGCCACGTCCGCGTCAACGGTGAGCGCGAAAAGTCGCCGGGCCATGCGATCAAGATCGGTGACGTCATCACCATCGCGCTCGATCGCACCGTGCGGGTGCTGAAAGTCACCGCCTTCAACGAGCGCCGCGGCGACGCCGCCTCGGCCCGCGTGCTCTACGAGGAAATGAATGAAGCGAAGCGCAATTAA
- the fdxA gene encoding ferredoxin FdxA: MTYVVTENCIKCKYTDCVEVCPVDCFYEGDNMLVIHPDECIDCGVCEPECPADAIKPDTEPGLEKWLQVNADYAKSWPNITQKKESPPDAKEFDGQEGKFEKYFSPNPGSGD, encoded by the coding sequence ATGACTTACGTCGTCACTGAAAACTGCATCAAGTGCAAGTACACCGACTGCGTCGAGGTCTGCCCGGTCGACTGTTTCTACGAGGGCGACAACATGCTCGTCATCCATCCTGACGAATGCATCGACTGCGGCGTGTGCGAGCCGGAATGCCCCGCCGACGCCATCAAGCCGGACACGGAACCGGGCCTCGAAAAGTGGCTCCAGGTCAACGCTGACTACGCCAAGAGCTGGCCGAACATCACGCAGAAGAAAGAATCACCCCCGGACGCGAAGGAATTCGACGGTCAGGAAGGCAAGTTCGAGAAATATTTTTCTCCGAACCCCGGCTCCGGTGACTAA
- a CDS encoding CarD family transcriptional regulator: MPNKTAKPAAKATVAKPAAAKAPAAKPAAPKAPVAAAPAKAPVVAKPAVKAAAPAPKVEEKKVVTQRQGFKANEFVVYPAHGVGQILAIEEQEIAGAKLELFVINFIKDKMTLRVPTAKVANVGMRKLSEPALVKKALETLKGRARVKRTMWSRRAQEYEAKINSGDIVAIAEVVRDLYRSESQPEQSYSERQLYEAALDRLSREIAVVQHSTETEAVKEIEAQLAKSPRRTNAKAEAADGEGETDADGDTDGDDTTVADEAA, from the coding sequence ATGCCTAACAAGACTGCCAAACCGGCCGCGAAAGCGACCGTTGCCAAGCCTGCTGCTGCCAAGGCTCCTGCTGCCAAGCCCGCCGCGCCGAAGGCCCCTGTTGCTGCTGCTCCTGCCAAGGCTCCTGTGGTTGCCAAGCCGGCTGTGAAGGCCGCTGCGCCTGCGCCGAAGGTCGAGGAAAAGAAGGTCGTGACCCAGCGCCAGGGCTTCAAGGCCAACGAATTCGTCGTCTATCCCGCTCACGGCGTTGGCCAGATCCTGGCCATCGAGGAGCAGGAGATCGCCGGTGCGAAGCTCGAGCTGTTCGTCATCAACTTCATCAAGGACAAGATGACGCTGCGCGTGCCGACCGCCAAGGTCGCCAACGTCGGCATGCGCAAGCTGTCCGAGCCCGCGCTGGTGAAGAAGGCGCTGGAGACGCTGAAGGGCCGCGCCCGCGTCAAGCGCACCATGTGGTCGCGCCGCGCCCAGGAATACGAAGCAAAGATCAATTCGGGCGACATCGTCGCGATCGCGGAAGTCGTGCGCGATCTCTACCGCTCGGAATCGCAGCCGGAGCAGTCATACAGCGAACGCCAGCTCTATGAAGCGGCACTCGATCGTCTGTCCCGCGAGATCGCGGTCGTGCAGCACTCGACCGAGACCGAAGCGGTCAAGGAGATCGAGGCCCAGCTCGCCAAGAGCCCGCGCCGCACCAACGCCAAGGCGGAAGCCGCCGATGGCGAGGGCGAGACGGATGCCGACGGCGATACCGATGGCGACGACACCACCGTCGCCGACGAGGCCGCCTAA
- a CDS encoding LysR family transcriptional regulator gives MKRTPLLTIKQVRVISAVASYASLARASEQLNASQSSLSRSIAEVEGRLHQQLFARGWTGMEPTSQGEIVIARCRHMMSSIQAAQEALKASGARIVDLGHHLAWELLSAVGAIRKTGSVSAAAEYLERSQPDISRALAKIAAATGRPPFERTRAGMKATGDAVILADLHTKLLMDVMTLPEQLEALSGKVTGRVAVGLLPFSEQDVVVKVFGEMLSRHRHVRLQAVTGSYAALIDGLRQGELDFVIGPLREPPPYDVLEERHLFDEFFAVIARADHRLAKGRRKLKDLVGENWVVAPHGTPTRRYFEELLIGQGLVPPSQTCEIVTFALAEQMVMNSDVVALLTYSPAKLKTLAKGLKALAVELPANARAIGLTYRRDQPLTAAQQTFLEMLGRKAGKLARAI, from the coding sequence ATGAAACGGACACCCCTCCTCACGATCAAGCAGGTGCGCGTCATCAGCGCGGTGGCGAGCTACGCCAGCCTTGCGCGCGCGAGCGAACAGCTGAACGCGAGCCAGAGCAGCCTGTCGCGTTCGATCGCGGAGGTCGAAGGCAGACTGCACCAGCAGCTGTTCGCGCGCGGCTGGACCGGCATGGAGCCGACCTCGCAGGGCGAGATCGTCATCGCGCGCTGCCGCCACATGATGTCGAGCATCCAGGCCGCACAGGAGGCGCTCAAGGCCTCCGGCGCCCGCATTGTCGATCTCGGCCATCACCTCGCCTGGGAATTGCTCAGCGCCGTCGGCGCGATCAGGAAGACCGGCAGCGTGTCGGCCGCCGCCGAATATCTCGAGCGGTCACAGCCCGACATCAGCCGTGCGCTCGCCAAAATCGCCGCGGCAACAGGCCGGCCGCCGTTCGAACGTACGCGCGCGGGCATGAAGGCGACCGGCGACGCCGTCATCCTGGCCGACCTACACACAAAGCTGCTGATGGACGTGATGACGCTGCCGGAGCAGCTGGAGGCGTTGTCCGGCAAGGTGACGGGCCGCGTCGCCGTCGGCCTGTTGCCGTTCTCTGAGCAGGACGTCGTGGTTAAAGTGTTCGGCGAGATGCTGAGCCGTCACCGGCACGTCCGGCTCCAGGCCGTCACCGGCAGTTACGCCGCCTTGATCGATGGCCTGCGGCAGGGCGAGCTGGATTTCGTCATCGGCCCGCTGCGCGAACCGCCGCCTTACGACGTGCTCGAAGAGCGGCATCTCTTCGACGAATTCTTCGCCGTGATCGCGCGCGCGGATCACCGCCTGGCAAAAGGCCGCCGCAAGCTGAAGGATCTCGTCGGCGAGAACTGGGTCGTCGCCCCGCACGGCACGCCGACGCGCCGCTATTTCGAGGAGCTCCTGATCGGACAGGGACTGGTGCCGCCATCGCAGACCTGCGAGATCGTCACCTTCGCGCTCGCCGAGCAGATGGTCATGAACAGCGACGTGGTCGCCCTGCTGACCTATTCGCCCGCGAAGCTGAAGACCCTCGCGAAGGGACTGAAGGCGCTCGCCGTCGAGCTTCCCGCCAACGCGCGCGCGATCGGCCTGACGTATCGGAGGGACCAGCCGCTGACGGCCGCGCAGCAGACCTTCCTCGAAATGCTCGGCCGGAAAGCGGGAAAGCTTGCGCGCGCCATATGA
- a CDS encoding PDR/VanB family oxidoreductase, producing MAGKGIDAVVLARRALTGRIAEFCIGRADGRPLPMAESGSHIELHFGGGEHRFVRHYSIVGPLTLRDEPEPFWRIAVQRENRARGSAYIHDTFRAGTALTLSRPINAFRLARHQAGTLLVAGGIGVTPMLAMARSLRLRNVDFSMFYAGQDCSTMAYVDELQGLCGDRLSLHESNRDGIPDLVRLLSGQPAETVVYVCGPVAMIEALREAASALGWRKERVRFEVFNAAHRPDDGDFEVRLSTGRRVKVGAGTTILDALERAGVDTLSSCRRGECGLCVTDVAACDGELDHRDRYFSDEEHRANRQIAICCSRITGRALALNV from the coding sequence ATGGCCGGCAAGGGTATCGATGCCGTCGTGCTGGCGCGACGCGCGCTGACCGGCCGCATCGCCGAGTTCTGCATCGGGCGCGCGGACGGCCGCCCTTTGCCGATGGCCGAATCCGGCAGCCATATCGAGCTGCATTTCGGCGGCGGTGAGCATCGTTTCGTCCGGCACTACTCCATCGTCGGTCCGCTCACGCTTCGCGATGAGCCCGAGCCGTTCTGGCGCATCGCCGTGCAGCGGGAGAATCGCGCGCGCGGCTCCGCATACATTCACGACACTTTCCGCGCCGGCACGGCATTGACGCTCTCTCGTCCGATCAACGCCTTCCGGCTGGCGCGCCATCAGGCGGGCACGCTGTTGGTCGCCGGCGGCATCGGCGTCACGCCCATGCTCGCGATGGCGCGTTCGCTGCGGCTGCGGAACGTCGACTTCTCGATGTTTTACGCCGGGCAGGATTGCTCCACGATGGCTTACGTCGACGAGCTGCAAGGCCTGTGCGGCGATCGGTTGAGCCTTCATGAAAGCAACCGCGACGGCATTCCCGATCTCGTCAGGCTGCTGTCCGGCCAACCTGCCGAGACCGTCGTCTATGTCTGCGGCCCCGTAGCGATGATCGAGGCGCTGCGCGAAGCTGCCTCCGCCCTCGGCTGGCGCAAGGAGCGCGTCCGCTTCGAAGTGTTCAACGCCGCCCACAGGCCCGATGACGGTGACTTCGAGGTGCGGCTATCCACCGGCCGCCGCGTCAAGGTCGGTGCCGGAACGACCATCCTCGACGCGCTCGAGCGTGCCGGCGTCGATACCTTGTCGAGCTGCCGGCGCGGCGAATGCGGTCTCTGCGTCACCGACGTCGCGGCTTGTGACGGCGAGCTCGACCATCGCGACCGCTATTTCAGCGACGAGGAGCACCGCGCGAACAGGCAGATCGCGATCTGCTGCTCGCGGATCACTGGCCGCGCGCTGGCGCTCAACGTCTAG
- a CDS encoding aromatic ring-hydroxylating dioxygenase subunit alpha produces the protein MDTIDLSRPTDEAVFAAMEPREPGDFANHATPLIRNCWYACARAGEIGRTPLARKLLGIDVALFRTAAGAPVAMRNRCPHRSFPLARGKLVGDRLVCGYHGMEFGPDGVCAHMPALTQAPATATVQTYPIVDRGPLTWIWMGAPDLADEALIPDTSWLSDPAWGTVTGSFHIKSDYVAMHENLIDQTHFPFLHPGTVGTPEYARSKLSVSTENNQVVIRRELKDAPPPGVYGKPADIMHKRVDRASEARFVSPALHTAFASVRDGAPDPGQPSLYRYNITHVFTPETNNSIHYWWFNSRDYRPGDPEIDKFMFEAHSQAYHEDVEALEWINEVVRTDGEAQFDLSFAPDKPGLMARRIMYRLSAKEAR, from the coding sequence ATGGATACGATCGACCTGTCCCGACCGACCGATGAGGCCGTCTTCGCCGCGATGGAGCCGCGAGAGCCCGGCGACTTCGCCAACCATGCCACGCCCCTGATCCGCAATTGCTGGTACGCCTGCGCGCGTGCGGGCGAGATCGGCCGCACGCCGCTGGCCCGAAAGCTGCTCGGCATTGACGTGGCATTGTTCCGGACCGCAGCCGGCGCGCCCGTCGCGATGCGCAATCGCTGCCCGCACCGGTCGTTTCCGCTCGCACGCGGCAAGCTGGTCGGCGATCGTCTGGTCTGCGGTTATCATGGCATGGAGTTCGGACCCGACGGCGTCTGTGCGCACATGCCCGCGCTCACGCAGGCGCCTGCGACCGCGACCGTCCAGACCTACCCGATCGTGGATCGCGGTCCCCTGACCTGGATCTGGATGGGCGCGCCCGATCTCGCCGACGAGGCGTTGATCCCTGACACGTCGTGGCTCAGCGATCCCGCGTGGGGCACCGTGACCGGCAGCTTCCACATCAAGTCCGACTACGTGGCGATGCACGAAAACCTCATCGACCAGACCCACTTTCCGTTCCTGCATCCGGGCACGGTGGGCACGCCGGAATATGCGCGTTCGAAGCTCAGCGTCTCCACGGAGAATAACCAGGTCGTGATCCGCCGCGAATTGAAGGATGCGCCGCCGCCGGGCGTCTACGGCAAGCCGGCCGACATCATGCACAAGCGGGTCGACCGCGCGTCCGAGGCGCGCTTCGTCTCGCCGGCGCTGCACACCGCCTTTGCCAGCGTGCGCGATGGCGCGCCCGATCCGGGGCAGCCCTCGCTCTATCGCTACAACATCACTCACGTCTTCACGCCGGAGACCAACAATTCGATCCACTACTGGTGGTTCAACTCGCGCGACTATCGCCCCGGCGACCCCGAGATCGACAAGTTCATGTTCGAGGCGCATTCGCAGGCCTATCACGAGGATGTCGAGGCGCTCGAATGGATCAACGAGGTGGTGCGAACCGATGGCGAAGCGCAGTTCGACCTGAGCTTTGCGCCCGACAAGCCGGGCCTGATGGCCCGCCGCATCATGTATCGCCTGTCGGCGAAGGAAGCGCGCTGA
- a CDS encoding ABC transporter substrate-binding protein: MATLGMAAAAHAADPVKIGVIIPMTGPFQSNGKQIEAAIKAYTKEKGDTVAGRKIEFILRDDRGAPDNANRFAQELIAQDRVAILTGFGNTPAALSAAAFAAKAKVPQVIMVAATSSIVEKSPYVVRTSQSIPQIASVIGQWAPKSGPKTFVSIVSEYGPGLDAEEWFAKTVEAHGGRVIEKLKVPLANPDFAPFLQRAADAKPEALFVFVPTGAGGNFMKQFVERGLDKAGMKLVAMSDLTDDDLLNNMGDAALGAITGGPYSASHDSPENKAFVAQFKAANPGMRPNVVAVGAWDALELIYRAVEATKGDTNGDALLAAMKGQSWNSPRGPISIDPATRDIIQNIYMRKVERHDGELYNMEFETFPNVKDPAHGASESK, translated from the coding sequence ATGGCGACTCTGGGAATGGCCGCGGCGGCTCATGCCGCGGATCCCGTCAAGATCGGCGTGATCATCCCGATGACCGGACCGTTCCAGTCGAACGGTAAGCAGATCGAAGCGGCGATCAAGGCCTACACCAAGGAGAAGGGCGACACCGTCGCTGGCCGCAAGATCGAGTTCATCCTCCGCGACGATCGCGGCGCGCCTGACAACGCCAACAGGTTCGCCCAGGAGCTGATTGCGCAGGACCGCGTCGCGATCCTGACCGGGTTCGGCAACACGCCTGCCGCGCTCTCGGCCGCTGCGTTTGCCGCCAAGGCCAAGGTGCCGCAGGTGATCATGGTCGCCGCGACGTCGTCGATCGTCGAGAAGTCGCCCTATGTCGTGCGCACCTCGCAATCGATCCCGCAGATCGCCAGCGTCATCGGCCAGTGGGCACCGAAATCGGGCCCGAAGACCTTTGTGAGCATCGTCTCCGAATACGGTCCGGGCCTCGATGCCGAAGAATGGTTCGCCAAGACCGTCGAGGCGCATGGCGGCCGCGTGATCGAAAAGCTCAAGGTCCCGCTCGCCAATCCCGACTTCGCGCCGTTCCTCCAGCGCGCGGCCGATGCCAAGCCGGAAGCTCTCTTCGTGTTCGTTCCGACCGGTGCTGGCGGCAACTTCATGAAGCAGTTCGTCGAGCGCGGCCTCGACAAGGCCGGGATGAAGCTGGTCGCGATGTCCGACCTCACCGACGACGATCTCCTCAACAACATGGGCGATGCCGCCCTCGGCGCCATCACCGGCGGCCCCTATTCGGCAAGCCACGATTCGCCCGAGAACAAGGCGTTCGTCGCGCAGTTCAAGGCCGCCAATCCCGGCATGCGCCCGAACGTCGTCGCTGTCGGTGCGTGGGACGCGCTCGAGCTCATCTATCGTGCCGTGGAGGCGACCAAGGGCGACACCAATGGTGACGCTCTCCTCGCCGCGATGAAAGGGCAGAGCTGGAACAGCCCGCGCGGACCGATTTCGATCGATCCCGCAACGCGCGACATCATCCAGAACATCTACATGCGGAAGGTCGAGCGTCACGACGGCGAACTCTACAACATGGAGTTCGAGACCTTTCCGAACGTGAAAGACCCGGCGCATGGAGCGTCGGAATCGAAATGA
- a CDS encoding 5-methyltetrahydropteroyltriglutamate--homocysteine S-methyltransferase — translation MTNVSLNAPVRADTVGSLLRPDGLHAARRRFDLGEIDAAALHEIEDQAIADVIAYQEGIGLPVVTDGEFRRENWWIDFVRKLEGVEIVAGGGTAFATNEAPRYVPKSVRVSGRVGAAGPILVDDFRFVRKNARAIAKIAVPSPTRLHFHGGRKSVSIEVYPDIEAFFADVAAVYRREIAALEAAGCRYIQIDDPLLSYFLDPHLRAEIVTDGDDPDTRLRRYIRLINDCIAERSAATTIGIHICRGNARSTWLAEGTYEGLADTCFALLNVDRFLLEYDDERSGSFAPLRFMPKSKQVVLGLVTTKHARLEDKDALKRRLDEAARLIDPSFLALSPQCGFASVVEGNLITEADQRAKLALVVQTAREYWDAA, via the coding sequence ATGACGAACGTCTCCCTGAACGCCCCGGTCCGCGCCGACACCGTCGGCAGCTTGCTCCGTCCGGACGGTCTCCATGCCGCGCGCCGACGTTTCGATCTCGGCGAGATCGATGCGGCTGCGCTGCATGAGATCGAGGATCAGGCGATCGCCGATGTCATCGCCTATCAGGAGGGGATCGGGCTCCCCGTCGTCACCGACGGGGAGTTCCGGCGCGAAAACTGGTGGATCGATTTCGTCCGCAAGCTCGAAGGCGTCGAGATCGTCGCTGGCGGCGGGACGGCGTTTGCAACCAATGAGGCGCCGCGATACGTGCCGAAATCGGTGCGGGTCTCGGGGCGGGTCGGCGCGGCCGGACCGATCCTGGTCGACGACTTCCGCTTCGTCCGGAAGAACGCCAGGGCCATCGCCAAGATCGCGGTGCCGTCGCCGACACGGCTGCACTTTCATGGCGGCCGCAAGTCGGTCTCGATCGAAGTCTATCCAGATATCGAGGCCTTCTTCGCCGATGTTGCAGCGGTCTACCGCCGCGAGATCGCCGCGCTGGAAGCGGCCGGCTGCCGCTACATCCAGATCGACGATCCCCTGCTCAGCTACTTTCTCGATCCCCATCTGCGGGCCGAAATCGTCACCGACGGCGATGATCCCGATACGCGGCTGCGGCGCTACATCCGCCTGATCAACGACTGCATCGCGGAGCGCTCTGCGGCGACGACGATCGGCATCCATATCTGCCGCGGTAACGCGCGCAGCACCTGGCTGGCGGAGGGCACGTATGAAGGGCTCGCCGATACCTGCTTTGCGCTGCTCAACGTCGATCGCTTCCTGCTCGAATATGACGATGAACGAAGCGGCTCGTTCGCGCCGCTTCGTTTCATGCCGAAAAGCAAGCAGGTCGTGCTCGGCCTGGTTACGACCAAGCATGCCCGGCTCGAGGACAAGGATGCCCTGAAGCGGCGGCTGGATGAGGCCGCCAGGCTGATCGATCCGTCGTTCCTCGCGCTCAGTCCGCAATGCGGCTTCGCCAGCGTGGTCGAAGGCAATCTGATCACCGAAGCCGACCAGCGCGCCAAGCTGGCGTTGGTGGTGCAGACGGCAAGGGAGTATTGGGACGCGGCGTAA
- a CDS encoding response regulator transcription factor, producing MTPDRSLIVVEDDAGFARTLKRSFERRGYEVVLAASIEEVRKVLEERSFGHAVVDLKLGGASGLACVELLHTHDPEMLIVVLTGFASISTAVEAIKLGACHYLAKPSNTDDIEAAFNKAEGNAEVALDARPTSIKTLEWERIHQTLIETDFNISEAARRLGMHRRTLARKLEKRPVK from the coding sequence TTGACGCCTGACCGTTCGCTCATCGTCGTCGAGGACGATGCCGGCTTCGCGCGCACGCTGAAGCGCTCGTTCGAGCGCCGCGGCTACGAGGTCGTCCTCGCAGCTTCGATCGAAGAGGTGCGCAAAGTTCTGGAGGAGCGATCCTTCGGCCATGCCGTGGTCGATCTCAAGCTCGGCGGCGCCTCCGGGCTCGCCTGCGTCGAGCTGCTGCACACGCACGATCCGGAGATGCTGATCGTGGTGCTGACGGGCTTTGCCAGCATCTCCACCGCCGTCGAGGCGATCAAGCTGGGCGCCTGTCACTACCTGGCAAAGCCGTCGAACACCGACGACATCGAGGCCGCCTTCAACAAGGCCGAAGGCAACGCCGAGGTCGCACTCGATGCCCGCCCGACCTCGATCAAGACGCTGGAATGGGAGCGCATCCACCAGACGCTGATCGAGACGGACTTTAACATCTCGGAGGCGGCGCGGAGGCTGGGGATGCATCGGCGCACCTTGGCCAGGAAGCTCGAGAAGCGGCCGGTGAAGTAG
- a CDS encoding ATP-binding protein gives MLERSSSRPDDGKTHDAVTLQSQADVRSELIGVAPTDDETNRKNMALLIQLRWTAVVGQIVTIGGVHFGLGIPLPLERMGAVIGALVLLNVSSLVWVRHRAAITNNELLVALMLDVAALTAQLYLSGGATNPFTSLFLLQVTLGAVLLDGRSTWSLVALTCASFVWLTLAYRPLDLPPNPISETYSLTVAGMLLGFVLNAVLLVVFVTRINRNLRERDAHLAALRQHAAEQDHIVRMGLLASGAAHELGTPLASLSVILSDWRRMPDLAADQELAEDLAEMETSLQRCKTIVTGILVSAGEARGEGSSPTTVTAFVTALVDEWRDARSARTLYFVNTFGEDVAIVSDIALKQVIFNVLDNAYEVSREWVELLAEREGDNLVLSISDRGPGFAPEMLAQLGKPYHSSKGRAGGGLGLFLVMNVVRKLGGTVTAENHRKRGATVRLTLPLATLAIGGQFDA, from the coding sequence ATGCTGGAACGATCGTCGAGCAGACCTGACGACGGGAAGACGCATGACGCCGTCACGCTGCAATCGCAGGCGGACGTGCGCAGCGAGCTGATCGGCGTTGCGCCGACCGACGACGAGACCAACCGCAAGAACATGGCGCTGCTGATCCAGCTGCGCTGGACCGCGGTGGTCGGCCAGATCGTGACCATCGGCGGCGTGCATTTTGGCCTGGGTATTCCCCTGCCATTGGAACGGATGGGCGCGGTGATCGGCGCGCTCGTGCTGCTCAACGTCTCCAGCCTCGTCTGGGTGCGCCATCGCGCCGCGATCACCAACAACGAGCTGCTGGTCGCCTTGATGCTCGACGTCGCCGCGCTGACCGCGCAGCTTTACCTCAGCGGCGGCGCCACCAATCCCTTCACCTCGCTGTTCCTGCTCCAGGTCACCCTCGGCGCGGTGCTGCTCGATGGTCGCTCGACCTGGTCGCTGGTCGCGCTGACCTGTGCGAGTTTCGTCTGGTTGACCCTGGCGTACCGGCCGCTCGACCTGCCGCCGAACCCGATCAGCGAGACCTACAGCCTCACCGTGGCAGGCATGCTGCTGGGCTTCGTTCTCAACGCGGTGCTGCTGGTGGTGTTCGTCACCCGCATCAACAGGAATTTGCGCGAGCGCGATGCGCATCTGGCGGCCTTGCGCCAGCACGCGGCCGAGCAGGACCACATCGTCCGCATGGGCCTGCTCGCCTCCGGCGCGGCGCATGAGCTCGGCACGCCGCTCGCCTCGCTGTCGGTCATTCTCAGCGACTGGCGCCGCATGCCCGATCTCGCCGCCGACCAGGAGCTTGCCGAGGATCTCGCGGAGATGGAAACCTCGCTGCAACGCTGCAAGACCATCGTGACGGGCATCCTGGTGTCGGCGGGCGAGGCGCGCGGCGAAGGTTCCTCGCCGACGACGGTGACGGCCTTCGTCACCGCGCTGGTGGACGAGTGGCGCGACGCCCGCTCGGCGCGCACGCTCTATTTCGTCAATACTTTCGGCGAGGACGTCGCCATCGTCTCGGACATCGCGCTGAAGCAGGTGATCTTCAACGTGCTCGACAATGCCTATGAGGTCTCGCGTGAATGGGTCGAGCTGCTGGCCGAGCGCGAGGGCGACAATCTCGTGCTGTCGATCAGCGACCGCGGCCCGGGCTTTGCGCCGGAGATGCTGGCGCAGCTCGGGAAGCCCTATCACTCGAGCAAGGGCCGCGCCGGCGGCGGGCTCGGCCTGTTCCTGGTGATGAACGTCGTGCGCAAGCTCGGCGGCACCGTGACCGCCGAGAACCACAGGAAGCGCGGCGCCACCGTCCGCCTCACCCTGCCGCTCGCAACGCTCGCGATCGGAGGTCAATTTGACGCCTGA
- a CDS encoding SURF1 family protein produces MSEPGTVTSKATGARHKAARPSLWLTVLSLTAFSLLIALGVWQVERRAWKLALIDRVEQRVHAPAQPLASPAAWPAVTAANDEYRHVSVAGRFLHDRETLVQAVTEEGPGYWVLTPLQRRDGTQVLVNRGFVPTERRDASTRQNGNPDGQVEITGLLRMSEPKGGFLRNNVPQHNRWYSRDVAAIAAARGLENVAPFFVDADAGSQSGPGPIGGLTVVAFPNNHLIYALTWFALAFMLAGKLFVTFGGGLFRRKRFVHEPDGGSDAVTRRTGSDAGTIVEQT; encoded by the coding sequence GTGAGCGAACCCGGGACCGTGACGAGCAAGGCAACGGGCGCGCGCCACAAGGCTGCGCGCCCGTCCCTGTGGCTCACGGTCCTCTCGCTCACGGCCTTTTCACTTCTGATCGCGCTCGGCGTCTGGCAGGTCGAGCGCCGCGCCTGGAAGCTGGCGCTGATCGACCGCGTCGAGCAGCGCGTCCATGCCCCGGCCCAGCCGCTCGCCTCGCCTGCGGCGTGGCCCGCGGTCACCGCCGCGAACGACGAATACAGGCACGTCAGCGTCGCCGGCCGCTTCCTGCATGACCGCGAGACGCTGGTCCAAGCCGTCACCGAGGAAGGCCCGGGCTATTGGGTGCTGACGCCGCTTCAGCGCCGCGACGGCACACAGGTCCTGGTCAATCGCGGCTTCGTGCCGACCGAGCGGCGCGACGCATCGACGCGCCAGAACGGCAATCCGGACGGCCAGGTCGAGATCACGGGCCTGCTCCGCATGAGCGAGCCGAAGGGCGGATTCCTCCGGAATAACGTGCCCCAGCACAACCGCTGGTATTCGCGGGATGTCGCCGCGATTGCGGCGGCACGCGGTCTCGAAAACGTCGCGCCCTTCTTCGTCGATGCCGACGCCGGATCACAATCCGGCCCCGGTCCAATCGGCGGATTGACCGTGGTCGCCTTTCCCAATAACCACCTGATCTACGCGCTGACGTGGTTTGCCCTGGCGTTCATGCTGGCGGGTAAACTTTTCGTCACATTCGGCGGCGGGCTGTTCCGCCGCAAGCGCTTCGTCCACGAACCGGACGGCGGCTCGGACGCTGTCACCCGCAGGACGGGATCAGATGCTGGAACGATCGTCGAGCAGACCTGA
- the cyoD gene encoding cytochrome o ubiquinol oxidase subunit IV: MNTDTHAAHAGDHHHGDSHAHGSFSTYMLGFVLSVVLTAIPFWLVMSGALPSKQITALVIMAFAVVQIVVHMVYFLHMNTTSENGWSMMALIFTIVMVVIALSGSLWVMNHLNSNMMPIHQMSGMK; this comes from the coding sequence ATGAACACCGATACCCACGCCGCCCACGCGGGCGATCATCACCACGGCGACAGCCACGCCCACGGCTCGTTCTCGACCTACATGCTCGGCTTCGTGCTCTCGGTCGTGCTCACCGCAATCCCATTCTGGCTGGTGATGAGCGGCGCGCTGCCGAGCAAGCAGATCACCGCGCTGGTCATCATGGCCTTCGCGGTCGTTCAGATCGTCGTGCACATGGTCTACTTCCTGCACATGAACACGACGTCCGAGAACGGCTGGAGCATGATGGCGCTGATCTTCACCATCGTCATGGTGGTGATCGCGCTGTCCGGTTCGCTGTGGGTGATGAACCACCTCAACAGCAACATGATGCCGATCCACCAGATGAGCGGAATGAAGTGA